The Ochotona princeps isolate mOchPri1 chromosome 1, mOchPri1.hap1, whole genome shotgun sequence genome has a segment encoding these proteins:
- the PERP gene encoding p53 apoptosis effector related to PMP-22, with the protein MLRCGLACERCRWILPLLLLSAIAFDIIALAGRGWLQSEDHIQTSSLWWKCSSEGGGSGSAEEGCQSLMEYAWGRAAAATLFCGFIILVICFILSFFALCGPQMLVFLRVIGGLLALAAVFQIISLVIYPVKYTQTFNLHLNPAVNYYYNWAYGFGWAATIILIGCAFFFCCLPNYEDDLLGNAKPRYFYTSA; encoded by the exons ATGCTGCGCTGCGGCCTGGCCTGCGAGCGCTGCAGGTGGatcctgcccctgctgctgctcagtgcTATCGCCTTCGACATCATTGCGCTGGCCGGCCGCGGCTGGCTGCAGTCGGAAGACCACATCCAGACGTCCTCTCTCTGGTGGAAATGCTCCAGCGAGGGCGGCGGCAGCGGCTCGGCGGAGGAAGGATGCCAGAGCCTCATGGAGTACG catggggaagggcagcggctgcCACACTCTTCTGTGGCTTCATCATCTTGGTtatctgcttcatcctctccttCTTTGCCCTCTGCGGACCCCAGATGCTGGTCTTCCTCCGCGTGATTGGAGGCCTCCTCGCCCTGGCTG CCGTGTTCCAGATCATCTCGCTGGTCATTTACCCTGTGAAGTACACCCAGACCTTCAACCTTCATCTCAACCCTGCTGTCAATTACTATTATAACTGGGCCTACGGCTTTGGGTGGGCAGCCACGATTATCCTGATCGGTTGTGCCTTTTTCTTCTGCTGTCTGCCCAACTATGAGGATGACTTGTTGGGTAACGCCAAGCCCCGGTACTTCTACACCTCTGCCTaa